The following proteins are co-located in the Pochonia chlamydosporia 170 chromosome 6, whole genome shotgun sequence genome:
- a CDS encoding indoleamine 2,3-dioxygenase (similar to Metarhizium robertsii ARSEF 23 XP_007821430.1) yields MAKIQLREFEITNNGFLPSIPPLSELDNGYYGPWEEVAHNLPELIRLRTLRKKIIRLPILSTEHLTTEPEWHRAHTILTFLAHAYIWCGEEPEEVLPAPISVPLLATARHVELPPVLTCATVNLWNYTLKGSSLSNPDDIEIHTTFTGTESEAWFLAIGTAVEAKGAHLVQPLLDAFLAVPTKDYATIARSLALLRDSLSEMTTILGRMPEKCDPMTFCHQVRPFYAGSKGMANAGLPRGVFYEDGNGKGQWFQLPGGSNGQSALLQLFDIALGLGYSKSDDPARKREGYYYNTRECTPGPHRRFLALVGELGSIRNLCLEQQPELTDEQAELREAYKAAVEALALFRRKHIQIVTRFVTMPLRHSWQNSPQSVHMPGLLPSGLRDNEKYGTAGTPVLQFLKKLRNETTMAGELAGSI; encoded by the exons ATGGCAAAGATACAGTTGCGCGAGTTTGAGATTACAAATAACGGCTTTCTTCCTAGTATACCACCGCTGTCAGAACTAGACAATGGATACTACGGGCCATGGGAGGAAGTTGCACACAATTTGCCTGAGCTCATCCGACTCCGGACTTTGCGGAAGAAGATTATACGACTGCCTATATTGAGTACAGAGCACCTAACAACAGAGCCGGAATGGCACAGAGCACACACGATCCTCACCTTTCTTGCGCACGCATACATCTGGTGCGGAGAGGAACCAGAAGAG GTTCTTCCAGCTCCAATATCTGTCCCTCTACTCGCCACCGCTCGACACGTCGAGCTCCCACCAGTCCTGACCTGCGCAACCGTCAATCTGTGGAACTATACATTGAAGGGCTCTTCACTCAGTAACCCAGATGATATCGAAATACACACCACGTTTACGGGCACCGAGTCGGAAGCATGGTTCTTAGCCATTGGCACCGCCGTCGAGGCCAAGGGCGCACATCTAGTACAGCCGCTGCTTGATGCATTCCTTGCCGTACCCACAAAAGATTATGCTACAATCGCGAGGTCGCTGGCCCTGCTGAGAGATTCTCTATCCGAGATGACCACCATCCTCGGGCGTATGCCGGAAAAGTGCGACCCAATGACATTCTGCCATCAAGTGCGGCCGTTTTATGCCGGAAGCAAGGGCATGGCAAACGCCGGCTTACCAAGAGGCGTATTTTACGAagacggcaatggcaaaggtcAATGGTTTCAGCTTCCGGGTGGTAGTAACGGTCAGAGTGCATTGCTTCAATTATTTGACATCGCACTGGGATTGGGGTACAGCAAAAGTGACGATCCGGCTAGAAAACGAGAAGGGTACTACTACAATACGAGGGAATGTACACCAGGTCCCCACCGTCGTTTTCTTGCACTAGTAGGCGAGTTAGGAAGCATACGGAACTTATGTCTTGAGCAGCAGCCAGAGCTTACGGATGAACAGGCTGAGCTTAGGGAGGCATACAAGGCAGCAGTAGAGGCATTGGCCCTTTTCCGCCGTAAGCATATTCAGATCGTCACTCGGTTTGTGACGATGCCTTTGAGACACAGCTGGCAAAATTCGCCTCAAAGCGTCCACATGCCAGGTTTGCTGCCTTCAGGGCTTCGCGATAATGAGAAATATGGAACGGCAGGAACACCAGTATTACAATTCCTTAAAAAGCTGAGGAACGAGACTACAATGGCAGGAGAGCTCGCTGGATCTATTTAG
- a CDS encoding ToxA protein (similar to Metarhizium acridum CQMa 102 XP_007813264.1), giving the protein MTVTQYDEIARSYDILDQLPYRVMETQNIKTAIMPFLKPGIKAVEFACGTGYYTAKLRDWGCSEITAMDISAPMLHLSETRFLKDVEAGNIRLVEADGAVVQALSPDGSKGYFDVAFGCWFLNYASNKEQLVTMFKMAALNLKDGGVFVTVVPHPTDNLSTRAAAWNNPPMTAIRPLYRYPCELKSGEGWNLRIVLSEGVEFSAYHLQKQIYEEAARLGGFTGKLEWKREVLLEAEWLKEYQPTFTPDDWKIREANPMLGILVVHKNVEE; this is encoded by the coding sequence ATGACCGTCACACAGTATGATGAAATTGCTCGGTCCTACGACATCCTTGACCAGCTGCCCTACAGGGTCATGGAAACACAAAACATCAAGACCGCCATCATGCCGTTTTTGAAACCCGGTATAAAGGCAGTCGAGTTCGCTTGCGGCACGGGATACTACACAGCAAAACTCCGCGACTGGGGTTGTAGTGAGATCACGGCCATGGATATTTCCGCTCCAATGCTACACCTCAGCGAGACGAGATTCCTAAAGGATGTAGAAGCAGGCAATATACGTCTAGTTGAGGCTGATGGCGCTGTGGTACAAGCATTGTCACCAGATGGCAGCAAGGGCTATTTTGACGTCGCGTTTGGATGCTGGTTTCTCAACTATGCATCAAACAAAGAACAGCTCGTTACTATGTTCAAGATGGCTGCGTTGAATCTTAAGGATGGGGGGGTGTTTGTAACAGTGGTGCCTCATCCGACGGACAATCTTTCAACCCGAGCAGCCGCATGGAATAATCCGCCGATGACGGCCATTCGCCCTCTGTACAGGTATCCCTGCGAGCTGAAGTCAGGTGAGGGGTGGAACTTGCGGATAGTGTTGAGCGAAGGTGTCGAATTTTCGGCGTACCATTTGCAGAAGCAGATTTATGAAGAGGCTGCCAGGTTGGGAGGGTTCACGGGAAAGCTCGAATGGAAGAGGGAGGTGCTTCTCGAGGCAGAATGGCTGAAGGAGTATCAGCCGACTTTTACACCTGATGACTGGAAGATACGAGAGGCGAATCCTATGCTGGGTATTCTGGTTGTACATAAGAATGTGGAAGAATAG
- a CDS encoding phosphotransferase (similar to Metarhizium robertsii ARSEF 23 XP_007822412.1), with amino-acid sequence MNAPDLAPFFTLRSCLSLPTPRSLVSDPTFRETMNQNTDLLSAGIGVPQNYLPNVSSASVAKQDTAEPLSTAAGQIHGINGDSSRSMSHPLTPEQIKDVIQKFIESVNKDAVCDLASRHNGGRSCKVVDQKNGSYNVCFFIHFDVENVTWILRIPIELVSCNTWSKVVSDVTTTRYIKRKTSIPVPQIHAYGKDPTLIEGASTPFMLMDVMHGQQLHTKTFLESTESQRRNLYIGLMDVLAQLRQLEFPAAGSLMPNPDDPDNELNPVLGPLISMTVNEFDWKRKEKWPAQIFTSSKSFIDLHCYILSETFRLPTPELEHGQAKKEILALNRIPKEINSCFELQESNSPYILAHPDLRCGNLIVDDEFHILGVLDWEFTGTVPKQFFTPPAWITGHDPDILFIVTGIRRSQVLPEFAQVLQETHESSTGWTRLLQEWGLRKEDANQSNYISELSSLVQILRHPSTLVDDPENQILAEQVDIQIQKSERYTEYLRGNGLLVHDERKQFIEEWLQKAKALLEATKETSEKRRRREALLESKSQP; translated from the exons ATGAATGCCCCAGACCTTGCACCCTTCTTTACCCTCCGATCCTGCTTGTCACTGCCAACTCCACGATCTCTTGTCTCTGACCCTACTTTCCGTGAAACAATGAACCAGAACACAGATCTGCTCTCCGCAGGCATAGGTGTACCTCAAAATTACTTGCCAAACGTATCATCAGCCTCCGTAGCAAAACAGGACACAGCAGAGCCCCTGTCAACAGCAGCTGGGCAAatccatggcatcaatggcGACTCAAGTAGGTCAATGAGTCATCCTCTTACGCCAGAACAAATCAAGGATGTGATACAAAAATTCATCGAATCGGTAAACAAAGACGCAGTTTGTGATTTAGCCTCTAGGCATAATGGCGGAAGATCTTGCAAAGTGGTCGATCAGAAGAATGGAAGCTACAACGTTTGTTTCTTCATTCACTTTGACGTTGAAAATGTCACATGGATTCTAAGAATCCCCATTGAGCTTGTTTCATGCAATACTTGGTCCAAGGTTGTCAGTGACGTTACCACTACACG ATACATCAAGCGAAAGACCAGCATTCCAGTTCCTCAAATACATGCCTACGGAAAAGACCCCACGCTCATAGAAGGCGCCTCAACTCCCTTTATGCTTATGGATGTCATGCACGGCCAACAACTGCACACGAAGACATTCTTAGAATCCACTGAGTCCCAGCGGCGGAACTTGTACATTGGTCTGATGGACGTTCTAGCCCAACTACGCCAGTTGGAGTTTCCCGCGGCTGGCTCACTTATGCCGAACCCGGATGATCCAGACAATGAACTTAACCCTGTACTCGGTCCGCTTATCTCCATGACTGTCAACGAGTTCGATTGGAAACGCAAAGAAAAGTGGCCCGCCCAAATTTTCACCTCATCAAAAAGCTTCATAGATCTTCATTGCTATATATTATCCGAAACATTCCGGCTACCTACTCCAGAACTCGAACACGGACAAGCGAAAAAGGAAATATTGGCGCTAAATAGAATTCCGAAAGAGATCAACAGTTGCTTTGAACTACAAGAGTCTAACAGCCCATACATATTAGCCCACCCTGACTTGAGATGCGGCAATCTTAttgttgatgacgagtttCATATTCTCGGTGTTCTTGACTGGGAGTTTACCGGTACCGTCCCCAAACAGTTCTTCACACCGCCAGCTTGGATCACCGGCCATGACCCTGACATTCTATTTATCGTCACGGGTATTCGTCGCAGCCAGGTTCTGCCAGAATTCGCCCAGGTTCTTCAGGAGACGCATGAGTCATCGACTGGTTGGACTCGGTTGCTGCAAGAATGGGGATTGCGGAAGGAAGACGCCAACCAATCGAATTATATTTCGGAATTATCGTCGTTGGTGCAGATATTGCGTCACCCTTCTACACTAGTCGAC GACCCCGAGAACCAGATTCTAGCAGAGCAAGTGGATATTCAAATTCAGAAGTCGGAGCGGTACACTGAATATCTCAGAGGCAACGGTTTACTCGTCCATGATGAGCGGAAACAATTTATTGAGGAATGGCTTCAAAAAGCAAAGGCGCTATTGGAAGCAACAAAGGAAACATCAGAAAAACGCCGCAGAAGAGAAGCCCTCTTAGAGTCAAAAAGCCAACCCTAG
- a CDS encoding phenylacetaldoxime dehydratase family protein (similar to Metarhizium acridum CQMa 102 XP_007815346.1): MACPIRTYPLLQPANHKPPIPRWQLVLNEGIDRVFTVYIGIQPLGNAKGVIDKTTSTIQQWLEEQSPSAPLAFETFGVIDGDDSRDAKVWVCYWDNDTAGKEGLQRLNLPSIYSQLSTDDKSSIGLWSESFSTLVSRLETNYSGLDYLPGIARMQGTTTEPHNMTAYWGAARDRIPDSAHDLFEKDDLSKKQPEIIQNPTGKHLVGTNYNNMVHIRSGQYWETCDTEETASYENNLEPTLNKGLQYLWENRNVSGAIGLRYLRNTDGTDKVLKETCGAGFFHNLQNLEDWAKSHPSHLAIYTGAIRHAKKFGEDRKFRTWHEVSVLKGGEASFEYLNCLPGTGAIPFLGLREVSLEVNGT; encoded by the coding sequence ATGGCTTGCCCAATCCGAACATATCCTCTCCTGCAACCAGCAAATCACAAACCTCCCATCCCTAGATGGCAGCTGGTGTTAAACGAAGGCATAGACCGAGTCTTCACAGTTTACATTGGCATCCAACCCCTCGGCAATGCCAAGGGCGTGATAGACAAGACAACCAGCACGATACAACAATGGTTAGAAGAACAGAGCCCTTCTGCACCACTGGCGTTTGAAACTTTTGGAGTTATCGACGGAGATGACTCTCGCGATGCCAAAGTCTGGGTTTGCTACTGGGACAATGACACTGCTGGGAAAGAGGGCTTACAACGACTCAACTTACCCTCCATCTACTCGCAGTTGTCCACAGATGACAAGTCTTCTATTGGATTGTGGAGTGAGAGTTTCTCTACTTTAGTCTCTCGATTAGAGACCAATTACTCTGGATTAGACTATCTACCTGGCATAGCAAGAATGCAAGGCACAACTACCGAACCACACAACATGACGGCGTACTGGGGAGCTGCACGAGATCGCATCCCAGACTCTGCGCACGACCTATTCGAGAAAGACGATCTAAGCAAAAAACAGCCTGAGATAATCCAAAATCCCACAGGGAAACACTTAGTCGGCACCAATTACAATAACATGGTGCACATCCGCTCCGGCCAATACTGGGAGACATGCGACACCGAAGAGACGGCCTCCTACGAGAACAATCTAGAACCCACGTTAAACAAAGGCCTCCAATATCTCTGGGAGAATCGCAACGTCAGCGGAGCAATAGGACTACGCTACCTTCGCAACACAGACGGAACAGATAAAGTGCTCAAGGAAACATGCGGCGCAGGCTTCTTCCATAACCTGCAGAACTTGGAAGATTGGGCAAAGAGTCACCCTTCGCATCTGGCGATATATACTGGCGCAATTAGACATGCTAAGAAGTTTGGGGAGGATCGCAAGTTTCGGACGTGGCATGAGGTGTCGGTGCTGAAGGGGGGAGAAGCGAGTTTTGAGTATTTGAATTGTTTGCCTGGGACGGGTGCGATCCCCTTTTTGGGGCTCAGGGAGGTTTCATTGGAAGTCAATGGTACATAA